The following proteins are encoded in a genomic region of Primulina huaijiensis isolate GDHJ02 chromosome 3, ASM1229523v2, whole genome shotgun sequence:
- the LOC140973631 gene encoding probable 1-acyl-sn-glycerol-3-phosphate acyltransferase 5 isoform X3 encodes MYLWDLALRKGCHGYIRYILKSSLMKLPVFGWVFYVMEFIPVERKWDVDASTVHQMLSEFTDPRDLLWLAVFPEGTDFTEQKCKRSQKYASENGLPVLKNVLLPKTKGFYACLENLRGSLDAVYDITIGYRHRCPSFLDNIFGVDPAEVHIHVNRVSLSEIPTSEIEVSSWLMNMFSLKDKMLSDFYRKGHFPREGSEQELSQIKCAVNFIFVMILTGTCTFFTFFSIWFRIYVSLVCAYMASATCFNLRPTPIFQF; translated from the exons ATGTATTTGTGGGATCTTGCGTTGCGGAAGGGATGTCACGGTTACATTAGGTATATCCTCAAGAGTAGTTTGATGAAACTACCTGTATTTGGTTGGGTATTTTATGTTATGGAGTTTATTCCCGTGGAGAGGAAATGGGATGTTGATGCATCAACTGTGCACCAGATGCTCTCGGAATTCACAGATCCTCGTGATCTTCTTTGGCTTGCTGTTTTCCCAGAGGGCACGGATTTCAC AGAACAGAAATGCAAGAGAAGTCAAAAGTATGCTTCTGAAAATGGACTGCCTGTCCTGAAAAATGTCCTGCTTCCAAAGACGAAAGGCTTTTATGCTTGTTTGGAGAATTTAAGGGGATCGTTGGACGCAG TTTACGACATAACTATAGGGTACCGGCACCGTTGCCCATCTTTCTTGGATAATATCTTTGGAGTCGACCCCGCAGAAGTTCACATCCATGTTAATCGTGTTTCCCTGAGTGAGATCCCAACATCTGAGATAGAGGTATCTTCGTGGCTGATGAATATGTTTAGCCTCAAAGATAAAATGTTGTCTGATTTTTACAGAAAAGGACATTTCCCTCGCGAAGGATCAGAGCAAGAACTCTCTCAAATAAAGTGTGCAGTGAACTTCATATTTGTAATGATCTTGACCGGTACATGCACATTTTTCACCTTTTTCTCCATCTGGTTTAGAATCTATGTTTCTTTAGTCTGTGCTTATATGGCGTCTGCTACATGTTTTAATCTTCGGCCGACACCCATTTTCCAGTTTTGA
- the LOC140973629 gene encoding uncharacterized protein produces the protein MDCGIAESTDASSLPDMIPDPGNFECNICFELAQEPIVTLCGHLYCWSCLYQWLQIHSHSHECPVCKAIVQEEKLVPIYGRGKSSFDPRTRFIPGVSIPNRPMGQRPQTAPHVDINFVRQNNLDPISGLMPMGVARFGHQTLSNIFGVLPAIFNLQLHGFHDATVYGTTSGTPYLFSSSFHGGYVHGFHHYHSGPIEWKPIAWKLIFIVLVFLVLLHLIVA, from the coding sequence ATGGACTGCGGAATTGCTGAATCAACAGATGCCTCTAGTTTACCTGATATGATACCCGACCCTGGGAACTTCGAGTGCAACATCTGTTTTGAGTTGGCACAGGAGCCAATTGTGACACTCTGTGGTCACCTTTACTGTTGGTCTTGCCTCTATCAATGGCTTCAAATCCATTCACATTCTCACGAGTGCCCGGTTTGCAAAGCTATTGTTCAAGAAGAAAAATTAGTTCCAATATATGGGAGGGGTAAATCAAGTTTCGACCCAAGAACCCGTTTCATACCTGGAGTTTCTATTCCAAACCGACCGATGGGACAGAGGCCACAAACTGCCCCACATGTAGACATAAATTTTGTCCGCCAAAACAACCTGGATCCTATATCCGGATTGATGCCAATGGGAGTTGCCAGGTTCGGTCACCAGACCCTATCTAATATTTTTGGTGTATTGCCAGCCATTTTTAACCTTCAGCTACATGGATTTCATGATGCTACTGTTTATGGAACAACTTCTGGTACACCATATTTGTTCTCGAGTTCCTTCCATGGAGGGTATGTTCATGGTTTTCATCATTATCATTCGGGTCCAATCGAATGGAAACCAATAGCTTGGAAGCTGATTTTCATCgttcttgtttttcttgtgcTCTTGCATCTGATTGTTGCTTGA
- the LOC140973632 gene encoding UPF0496 protein At4g34320-like — MGSHISKKANETSGADAINNLQYSTELNSYVAACRVDADLQSFDATLQTRTNNVITSLASGVEVRALSFDSLREVTECLLEMNQEVVKVILDCKKDIWNNQELFELVEEYFENSLKTMDFYAVLEKCLKRARDNQLLLLVAIQQFDEEEGEDGVDGKKYPKTLKELRAFREAGDPFTEEFFQSFHAVHKRQMVMLERLQIKNSKLDKTLKSVHTWRKISSIIFAATFAAVLICSVVAASIAAPPVAAALAAATSIPLGSMGKWIDSLLDNYENAVKGQKEIINSMTVGTYVTIKDLDSIHVLINKLELQIESLLENADFAIDEEAVRFGVEEIKKKTDSFMKNAEELGKQADSCCRDIRKARTVILQRIIKHPNH; from the coding sequence ATGGGAAGCCATATTAGCAAGAAGGCTAATGAGACTTCAGGTGCAGATGCAATCAACAATCTTCAATACTCAACCGAGCTGAACTCCTACGTTGCAGCCTGTCGAGTCGACGCGGATTTACAGTCATTCGATGCAACACTCCAAACGCGTACCAACAATGTCATCACTTCCCTCGCTAGCGGGGTCGAAGTGCGGGCTTTGTCCTTCGATTCACTGCGGGAGGTCACCGAATGCCTTCTGGAGATGAATCAAGAAGTGGTGAAAGTGATTCTCGACTGCAAGAAAGATATTTGGAACAATCAAGAATTGTTTGAGCTCGTTGAGGAATATTTCGAAAACAGCCTCAAGACCATGGACTTCTATGCCGTGTTGGAAAAATGCTTGAAACGAGCCCGAGATAACCAGTTGCTGCTTCTGGTTGCGATTCAGCAGTTTGACGAAGAAGAAGGAGAAGATGGGGTGGATGGGAAGAAGTATCCAAAAACCTTGAAGGAATTGAGGGCGTTTCGGGAGGCAGGGGATCCGTTCACCGAGGAGTTCTTTCAAAGCTTTCATGCTGTGCATAAGCGGCAAATGGTGATGCTGGAGAGATTGCAGATTAAGAATAGCAAGTTGGACAAGACGTTAAAGTCCGTCCATACTTGGAGGAAGATATCTAGCATAATCTttgctgcaacttttgctgCTGTATTGATTTGCTCGGTGGTGGCTGCCTCCATAGCAGCACCACCTGTTGCAGCCGCATTGGCGGCTGCAACCTCTATCCCTCTCGGCTCCATGGGGAAGTGGATCGATTCACTTCTCGACAACTATGAAAATGCAGTGAAGGGACAGAAGGAGATCATCAACAGTATGACTGTGGGAACTTATGTGACCATCAAAGATTTGGACTCTATCCATGTTTTGATTAATAAGTTGGAGCTTCAGATCGAATCTCTTTTGGAAAACGCTGATTTCGCGATTGATGAAGAGGCTGTAAGATTTGGAGTCGAAGAAATCAAGAAGAAAACGGATTCTTTCATGAAGAATGCTGAGGAATTGGGAAAGCAAGCTGATAGCTGCTGCCGTGATATTCGCAAGGCAAGAACTGTTATTCTGCAGAGGATCATCAAACACCCTAACCATTAA
- the LOC140973631 gene encoding probable 1-acyl-sn-glycerol-3-phosphate acyltransferase 5 isoform X1, protein MDSDSVVGSIEGQRHYPLTTLRVIRGVLCLLVLVSTAFVLLVYFGFWTAIILRFFSVHHSRKASAFFFGIWIALWPFFFEKINKTKVVFSGDQVPDKERVLLVANHRTEVDWMYLWDLALRKGCHGYIRYILKSSLMKLPVFGWVFYVMEFIPVERKWDVDASTVHQMLSEFTDPRDLLWLAVFPEGTDFTEQKCKRSQKYASENGLPVLKNVLLPKTKGFYACLENLRGSLDAVYDITIGYRHRCPSFLDNIFGVDPAEVHIHVNRVSLSEIPTSEIEVSSWLMNMFSLKDKMLSDFYRKGHFPREGSEQELSQIKCAVNFIFVMILTGTCTFFTFFSIWFRIYVSLVCAYMASATCFNLRPTPIFQF, encoded by the exons ATGGACTCTGACTCGGTTGTCGGATCGATAGAAGGCCAGAGGCACTACCCACTTACCACATTGCGAGTAATACGTGGAGTTCTTTGTTTATTGGTGCTAGTCTCAACCGCCTTTGTGTTATTAGTTTACTTTGGTTTTTGGACAGCCATTATCTTGAGATTTTTCAGTGTACATCACAGTAGAAAAGCATCAGCGTTCTTCTTCGGGATCTGGATTGCGCTATGGCCTTTCTTTTTCGAGAAAATAAACAAGACTAAAGTTGTATTCTCTGGAGACCAAGTTCCAGACAAGGAACGTGTATTGCTTGTCGCGAACCATAGAACCGAGGTGGATTGGATGTATTTGTGGGATCTTGCGTTGCGGAAGGGATGTCACGGTTACATTAGGTATATCCTCAAGAGTAGTTTGATGAAACTACCTGTATTTGGTTGGGTATTTTATGTTATGGAGTTTATTCCCGTGGAGAGGAAATGGGATGTTGATGCATCAACTGTGCACCAGATGCTCTCGGAATTCACAGATCCTCGTGATCTTCTTTGGCTTGCTGTTTTCCCAGAGGGCACGGATTTCAC AGAACAGAAATGCAAGAGAAGTCAAAAGTATGCTTCTGAAAATGGACTGCCTGTCCTGAAAAATGTCCTGCTTCCAAAGACGAAAGGCTTTTATGCTTGTTTGGAGAATTTAAGGGGATCGTTGGACGCAG TTTACGACATAACTATAGGGTACCGGCACCGTTGCCCATCTTTCTTGGATAATATCTTTGGAGTCGACCCCGCAGAAGTTCACATCCATGTTAATCGTGTTTCCCTGAGTGAGATCCCAACATCTGAGATAGAGGTATCTTCGTGGCTGATGAATATGTTTAGCCTCAAAGATAAAATGTTGTCTGATTTTTACAGAAAAGGACATTTCCCTCGCGAAGGATCAGAGCAAGAACTCTCTCAAATAAAGTGTGCAGTGAACTTCATATTTGTAATGATCTTGACCGGTACATGCACATTTTTCACCTTTTTCTCCATCTGGTTTAGAATCTATGTTTCTTTAGTCTGTGCTTATATGGCGTCTGCTACATGTTTTAATCTTCGGCCGACACCCATTTTCCAGTTTTGA
- the LOC140973630 gene encoding cytochrome c biogenesis protein CCS1, chloroplastic produces the protein MKILCSISQSNLVNHSSSLSYDFKFSTHYSRYQKSFLCTLFNSKNGSKINVSCYSSRKNSVSCKLETSETEIGVRGRKKTLHVPNKTKIVAPEPGGAPVVSDKGGGGSVRAPLKVPRGKKDGSWLLKGFSRKALAALSNLPLAIAEMFAVAALMALGTVIEQGEAPDFYFQKYSEVNPVLGFFTWRWIFALGFDHMFSSPVFLGTLILLGASLMACTYTTQMPIVKVAKRWSFAHSPEAIRKQEYSDTLPRASIQDLGIILMGAGYEVFLKGPTLYAFKGLAGRFAPIGVHLALLLIMVGGTITATGSFRGSITVPQGLNFVMGDVLEPSGFLSTPSETFNTEVHVNRFYMDYYDSGEVSQFHSDLSLFDINGKEIMRKTISVNNPLRYGGITIYQTDWSLSALQVMKDDAGPFNLAMAPLKVNGDKKLYGTFLPVGDTDSTNLKGISMLARDTQSVVLYNQEGKFAGIRRPNSNLPIDIDGVKIIVLEAIGSTGLELKTDPGVPVVYAGFGFLMLTTCISFLSHTQIWALQDGTTVVVGAKTNRAKAEFSDDMNFVLDQVPEIVPPPSSTQTDHVSG, from the exons ATGAAGATTTTATGTTCGATATCACAATCAAATCTTGTAAACCATAGTAGTTCTTTATCCTATGATTTCAAATTCAGCACCCATTATTCCCGTTACCAAAAATCTTTTCTCTGCACTTTGTTTAACTCCAAAAATGGCAGCAAAATCAACGTGAGCTGCTATTCTAGTAGAAAAAATAGTGTTTCTTGTAAGCTTGAAACCTCTGAGACTGAGATTGGTGTGAGGGGTAGAAAAAAGACGCTGCATGTACCCAATAAAACGAAGATTGTAGCACCTGAGCCGGGCGGAGCTCCGGTGGTTTCCGATAAGGGAGGCGGCGGAAGTGTCCGTGCTCCGCTGAAGGTGCCGAGGGGTAAGAAAGATGGTTCTTGGTTGCTGAAAGGGTTCTCAAGAAAGGCGTTGGCAGCGCTCTCGAATTTGCCTTTGGCTATTGCTGAAATGTTTGCTGTCGCTGCCTTAATGGCATTAG GAACTGTAATTGAGCAAGGCGAGGCGCCAGATTTCTATTTTCAAAAGTACTCTGAAGTGAACCCTGTCTTGGGATTCTTCACATGGAGGTGGATTTTCGCCCTTGGTTTTGACCATATGTTTTCATCTCCGGTATTCCTCGGAACCTTAATTCTTTTAGGAGCATCGCTTATGGCTTGTACATATACGACACAGATGCCCATAGTGAAGGTAGCTAAAAG GTGGTCTTTCGCACATTCACCTGAGGCAATTCGTAAGCAGGAATATTCAGACACTTTACCTAGAGCTTCGATTCAAGATTTGGGGATCATTCTAATGGGTGCTGGTTATGAA GTATTCTTGAAGGGTCCCACTTTGTATGCATTCAAAGGGCTAGCAGGCAGGTTTGCACCCATTGGAGTCCATTTAGCATTGCTCCTAATAATGGTCGGTGGAACTATAACTGCTACTGGCAGCTTCAGGGGGTCGATTACTGTTCCACAGGGTTTGAATTTTGTCATGGGAGATGTACTTGAACCAAGTGGATTTTTATCGACCCCTTCAGAAACTTTCAATACCGAGGTTCATGTTAACAGATTCTACATGGATTACTATGATAGTGGAGAG GTTTCACAGTTCCACAGTGATCTTTCACTTTTTGACATTAATGGCAAAGAGATCATGAGGAAGACAATAAGTGTTAACAACCCTCTGAGGTACGGTGGGATCACCATATACCAGACAGATTGGAGCTTGTCGGCTTTACAAGTTATGAAAGATGATGCAGGGCCGTTTAATTTGGCTATGGCACCTCTAAAAGTCAACGGTGACAAAAAGCTTTATGGGACTTTCCTTCCTGTTGGAGACACTGATTCTACTAATCTTAAGGGAAT ATCAATGTTAGCTCGTGATACGCAATCGGTTGTTTTATACAACCAAGAAGGAAAATTTGCTGGAATCAGGCGGCCCAACTCTAATCTTCCAATCGACATTGATGGTgtaaaaattattgtattaGAAGCTATAGGTAGTACTGGCCTTGAACTAAAG ACTGATCCCGGGGTGCCAGTTGTTTATGCTGGGTTCGGCTTCCTAATGCTCACTACTTGCATAAGTTTCTTATCTCATACACAG ATCTGGGCTTTACAAGATGGAACAACAGTCGTTGTTGGCGCTAAAACGAATCGAGCCAAGGCTGAATTCTCGGACGACATGAATTTTGTGCTCGATCAAGTACCAGAAATAGTCCCGCCACCTTCTTCTACACAAACTGACCATGTAAGTGGCTAG
- the LOC140973631 gene encoding probable 1-acyl-sn-glycerol-3-phosphate acyltransferase 5 isoform X2, protein MDSDSVVGSIEGQRHYPLTTLRVIRGVLCLLVLVSTAFVLLVYFGFWTAIILRFFSVHHSRKASAFFFGIWIALWPFFFEKINKTKVVFSGDQVPDKERVLLVANHRTEVDWMYLWDLALRKGCHGYIREQKCKRSQKYASENGLPVLKNVLLPKTKGFYACLENLRGSLDAVYDITIGYRHRCPSFLDNIFGVDPAEVHIHVNRVSLSEIPTSEIEVSSWLMNMFSLKDKMLSDFYRKGHFPREGSEQELSQIKCAVNFIFVMILTGTCTFFTFFSIWFRIYVSLVCAYMASATCFNLRPTPIFQF, encoded by the exons ATGGACTCTGACTCGGTTGTCGGATCGATAGAAGGCCAGAGGCACTACCCACTTACCACATTGCGAGTAATACGTGGAGTTCTTTGTTTATTGGTGCTAGTCTCAACCGCCTTTGTGTTATTAGTTTACTTTGGTTTTTGGACAGCCATTATCTTGAGATTTTTCAGTGTACATCACAGTAGAAAAGCATCAGCGTTCTTCTTCGGGATCTGGATTGCGCTATGGCCTTTCTTTTTCGAGAAAATAAACAAGACTAAAGTTGTATTCTCTGGAGACCAAGTTCCAGACAAGGAACGTGTATTGCTTGTCGCGAACCATAGAACCGAGGTGGATTGGATGTATTTGTGGGATCTTGCGTTGCGGAAGGGATGTCACGGTTACATTAG AGAACAGAAATGCAAGAGAAGTCAAAAGTATGCTTCTGAAAATGGACTGCCTGTCCTGAAAAATGTCCTGCTTCCAAAGACGAAAGGCTTTTATGCTTGTTTGGAGAATTTAAGGGGATCGTTGGACGCAG TTTACGACATAACTATAGGGTACCGGCACCGTTGCCCATCTTTCTTGGATAATATCTTTGGAGTCGACCCCGCAGAAGTTCACATCCATGTTAATCGTGTTTCCCTGAGTGAGATCCCAACATCTGAGATAGAGGTATCTTCGTGGCTGATGAATATGTTTAGCCTCAAAGATAAAATGTTGTCTGATTTTTACAGAAAAGGACATTTCCCTCGCGAAGGATCAGAGCAAGAACTCTCTCAAATAAAGTGTGCAGTGAACTTCATATTTGTAATGATCTTGACCGGTACATGCACATTTTTCACCTTTTTCTCCATCTGGTTTAGAATCTATGTTTCTTTAGTCTGTGCTTATATGGCGTCTGCTACATGTTTTAATCTTCGGCCGACACCCATTTTCCAGTTTTGA
- the LOC140972544 gene encoding mediator of RNA polymerase II transcription subunit 13-like, translating to MEWQKALYSAGGSDVKKWSMQLRRSFPDGIPPSSNGTSLQQQEMSLIQDITLASSPSPLSSPHPKSSSFMKSGMGQPSSRKLIMGGACSVGQFEGYTAVGVSESEHGFFHVVVFIFLKIAFLDSGSNQGSVMSSQSGYLEGYTPVKSLGSTSASYVLIPSPSMRFLPPAVLQLPTCLTAESPPLAHLLHSKGSAIPLSAETFPKEERPSALSFHLIDYYGNSNLNQEKSAKGVTNVSVSDTKDFETETHLILESLAAELHALSWMTVRPAYLERRTALPFHCDMVFRLRRLLHFADKELIVKK from the exons ATGG AGTGGCAGAAAGCTTTGTATTCAGCTGGGGGTTCCGACGTTAAGAAGTGGTCTATGCAGCTTCGACGGTCATTCCCTGATGGAATTCCTCCTAGTAGCAATGGAACTTCTTTGCAGCAGCAGGAAATGAGTTTAATTCAAGACATAACGTTAGCTTCTTCACCGAGTCCATTATCTAGTCCTCATCCCAAGTCTTCGTCCTTCATGAAAAGTGGTATGGGGCAACCTTCTTCCAGAAAGCTGATAATGGGCGGGGCATGCAGTGTTGGACAATTCGAAGGGTATACTGCAGTGG GGGTTTCTGAGAGTGAGCATGGATTTTTTCATGTGGTGGTTTTCATCTTCTTGAAGATTGCTTTTCTTGACTCTG GGTCAAATCAAGGTAGTGTTATGTCAAGCCAATCAGGCTATCTCGAAGGATATACTCCTGTGAAATCCCTTGGCTCCACTTCTGCATCCTACGTCTTAATCCCATCACCAAGCATGCGTTTTCTGCCTCCTGCAGTTCTTCAGCTCCCTACATGTCTCACTGCAGAGTCCCCTCCTCTCGCTCACCTCTTGCACAGCAAAGGGTCTGCGATTCCCTTATCTGCTG AAACCTTTCCAAAAGAGGAACGGCCTTCGGCCCTTTCTTTCCATTTAATCGACTACTATGGAAATAGCAACttaaatcaagaaaaatcaGCCAAGGGTGTCACCAATGTATCAGTTTCTGATACCAAAGATTTTGAAACTGAGACGCACTTGATTCTCGAAAGTTTAGCAGCAGAACTTCACGCTCTGTCTTGGATGACAGTTAGGCCCGCCTACTTGGAGAGGCGAACTGCCCTTCCTTTCCATTGTGACATGGTTTTTAGACTTAGGAGGCTTCTTCATTTTGCTGATAAGGAACTGATCGTGAAAAAGTAA